A region of the Osmia lignaria lignaria isolate PbOS001 chromosome 5, iyOsmLign1, whole genome shotgun sequence genome:
GTTGGCCGCTGCTCCTGTACCTCGACTTAGTCGTCTACCTGTGGAAAGTGTAGGATCTTAATTAGTCTTTGGTTACTTCAGAGAGAGGTTCATGCTTTCTTACATGTATCACTGTCCTCCGAAGTGGTATGGCAACCCCTACCCTTGCTCATCCTCCAGGAAGACCTTCTTTTCCCCAATCTGTTGGCCAGCACTCGGTTCCTATGATTATTCCTCGCGTCGCAGGAAGAGCTGCTGCCGAAGCTATCGTTCAGCCTTCTCGCTGGGAAGATCACGGAAGTGAACTCCGTGGGCCCGCCCTTTAATCTCGACACCGATCTCTTAATAGCCCTGCCAAGCAGGCAAGATGGACGGCTCGATCGCCTTCGTTGCGGTCTTCGACGTCTTCTCATTATGCTGGCCGATCTCTGATAAAGCTCGTCTTGCGTCAGCGTTGCCGCCAGCTTCAGTAAGAACTCTTTGTACAGAGGTTTCAAGTCGTTGAAGGACATCCCTTCAGGATCTAGACACAGCGTAGAAATTTTACGATATCTGTTGAAGGGTGGGGTCATTTGTAGTATGTAACGTTTAACAGGGAAAATCTTTGAATTCTATCAAGTAGTACTTACCAATGATAGCTGCCAGGATGTCGTCGACGCTGGTCAAACCCTCCTGATTCCTAAATTCATCGAATAACTCGGTGAATCCCAGTGGAGTGCCACCCTTGAGGCTATTCGGTCTCCTGGCACTCCCAGGATTTAAGAAGCTTCCTCTGCGGGGTAATTCAACCCTAGTCATCAGATCCCCTCTGTCCACGTCTATGTCACTCTGAGATCTCTTCAGTCTGCTCTCCTGGAGGATCTTCATCGCATCTTCGGATCGACTTACCGGTGGTTCGCTACCGGCTCTGCTTCTCTTCCTAACTCTGGGCTGACTATACTCGGGTAGATTCAAATTGGACGTAGAGTCACTCAGCTGTTTCTTCAGAGGTTTGTCCATGGTGACCACTCTACTCACTCGTCTTCCGGACGTCGATCTCTCTTGGTCCCTCGATTTCCTGCGTTCCACGAGCACCGAGTTCTCTTGAACCAACTGATAGTTGTTGCTCTTCGACCTACCGAAGAAAATATTCTCTTGAGAGCTTTTTATCTTGGTCCGATCCAACTTGTTGCTAGTGTAAAGCTCTTCTTGGGTGAGAGTATAGATCTTGTCTACATCTTTGAAGTGGTCCTCGTAGAGTCTTTCCTTGCTGCTTTGTCGTTTACCAGCACGCTCGTACAACGAGTTCTCTTCACTCTTGCAACCTGGTTTCTCGATTCTGTCGTAGATCGCAGCATCAGGTCTCGAAGAGAGAGCCTCTTGTCTCTTCGTTTCATTATGAGAGGGATTCAAGTCGTACGAGGCGTGTGTCTTTTCGTAGATCGTCTCTTTAGTGTCTTCTGATTCTTTAATGGGACTCTGTGTCTTTGGATCATCATTCTTATCTGTCCTCTTCATGACGGGAATCTTTTCGTACCTGTTCGAGACCCTCTCGTAGAGagtattaatatcaatgtcGTAGAGCTTGTCCATCTGGTTCTTGGAATGGTCCGTCTCAATCTTTTCCGGAATGCTTAGCTCCTTCATGCTGTTATGCATTCTGTTCTTCGAGTTCTGTCGTTCTTCTTCCCTAGATATCTTCGAGTTCAAATCTTTTGGGATGGAATTTAAGTTCTGCAACATTGGACTCATTTTACCCTTGGGATTGGGTTCTCGTCTCTTCCCTCTGGCCTCCAGAATGTCCTCAGCCTTCACATCagagttcttcttctttcttctgggAGCTTTTAACAATTCCGCTGGTTTCCCAGTCTCTTCCTCCGTAACCGAGCTACACACCGAGTTCTTCTTGGTCCTTGGTGGTCTTACTGGTTGCGTGGGAGTTGATCGAGCCCCTTCCGACTGCAGGATGTTCGTCCTGGCACTAATTCTGCTAGTTGGACTAGGCTCTCGAACGCTGGACGCAACCGACGCTAGACTAACGCACCCGACGCCATTCGCGTGCCTTGGTCGGCGTCGATTCGCGTCCAGATCCGCGAGGAGAGCCCTGTAGAGCGTCGCTGCAGCCGCCACTGCGTCTTCTTCAGTTTCGCAAGCGAACGCGTGGCATTCCAGCAGTCTGGTCGCGCCTGGACGGCGCATCACTACTGC
Encoded here:
- the LOC117604703 gene encoding uncharacterized protein LOC117604703 isoform X3, with product MSCVGMPCYEDGFRLAGPASECSLRSKARIDALFEDSRSIYGSTMGGWYGGVSTMNSNHLEDMSTEEQRRVNSAVQARIEAMFASVEAESGTPGECAAAILPVKYMGAAPVGGRVASVRGLQEPLRQLLERIEYSVRAELEVSRRGLTFRTTDTCEKNNPFRRIAVWSALRLRAKRAPSGDLHHAFLPLVGDHDQSQTAEDRHADLYRTMRGLKTSSDHYPPIFAVVMRRPGATRLLECHAFACETEEDAVAAAATLYRALLADLDANRRRPRHANGVGCVSLASVASSVREPSPTSRISARTNILQSEGARSTPTQPVRPPRTKKNSVCSSVTEEETGKPAELLKAPRRKKKNSDVKAEDILEARGKRREPNPKGKMSPMLQNLNSIPKDLNSKISREEERQNSKNRMHNSMKELSIPEKIETDHSKNQMDKLYDIDINTLYERVSNRYEKIPVMKRTDKNDDPKTQSPIKESEDTKETIYEKTHASYDLNPSHNETKRQEALSSRPDAAIYDRIEKPGCKSEENSLYERAGKRQSSKERLYEDHFKDVDKIYTLTQEELYTSNKLDRTKIKSSQENIFFGRSKSNNYQLVQENSVLVERRKSRDQERSTSGRRVSRVVTMDKPLKKQLSDSTSNLNLPEYSQPRVRKRSRAGSEPPVSRSEDAMKILQESRLKRSQSDIDVDRGDLMTRVELPRRGSFLNPGSARRPNSLKGGTPLGFTELFDEFRNQEGLTSVDDILAAIIDPEGMSFNDLKPLYKEFLLKLAATLTQDELYQRSASIMRRRRRPQRRRSSRPSCLLGRAIKRSVSRLKGGPTEFTSVIFPARRLNDSFGSSSSCDARNNHRNRVLANRLGKRRSSWRMSKGRRLSRGTGAAANRSSSGYVSCSECSYDSESCTCVSADKCYCSLSRRIPEQPRVSPNTVVCSCDTDSCSESNKCYCARQPIRPTILEQLRQRGIVPSESTLSRAGSPDRVRATKTSRSRTPSQGLDVLKKQSSSSYGSSNNLALDYDLFNPGRKSQQSSDSEKVLVVSARDTQGRLVYVGGTERDKKCLSHCSSRSGAHHEALSIKKSAEIAAIFGADSNRISRRASNASSIRSSISLEAGLGYLP
- the LOC117604703 gene encoding uncharacterized protein LOC117604703 isoform X1; translation: MSCVGMPCYEDGFRLAGPASECSLRSKARIDALFEDSRSIYGSTMGGWYGGVSTMNSNHLEDMSTEEQRRVNSAVQARIEAMFASVEAESGTPGECAAAILPVKYMGAAPVGGRVASVRGLQEPLRQLLERIEYSVRAELEVSRRGLTFRTTDTCEKNNPFRRIAVWSALRLRAKRAPSGDLHHAFLPLVGDHDQSQTAEDRHADLYRTMRGLKTSSDHYPPIFAVVMRRPGATRLLECHAFACETEEDAVAAAATLYRALLADLDANRRRPRHANGVGCVSLASVASSVREPSPTSRISARTNILQSEGARSTPTQPVRPPRTKKNSVCSSVTEEETGKPAELLKAPRRKKKNSDVKAEDILEARGKRREPNPKGKMSPMLQNLNSIPKDLNSKISREEERQNSKNRMHNSMKELSIPEKIETDHSKNQMDKLYDIDINTLYERVSNRYEKIPVMKRTDKNDDPKTQSPIKESEDTKETIYEKTHASYDLNPSHNETKRQEALSSRPDAAIYDRIEKPGCKSEENSLYERAGKRQSSKERLYEDHFKDVDKIYTLTQEELYTSNKLDRTKIKSSQENIFFGRSKSNNYQLVQENSVLVERRKSRDQERSTSGRRVSRVVTMDKPLKKQLSDSTSNLNLPEYSQPRVRKRSRAGSEPPVSRSEDAMKILQESRLKRSQSDIDVDRGDLMTRVELPRRGSFLNPGSARRPNSLKGGTPLGFTELFDEFRNQEGLTSVDDILAAIIDPEGMSFNDLKPLYKEFLLKLAATLTQDELYQRSASIMRRRRRPQRRRSSRPSCLLGRAIKRSVSRLKGGPTEFTSVIFPARRLNDSFGSSSSCDARNNHRNRVLANRLGKRRSSWRMSKGRGCHTTSEDSDTCRRLSRGTGAAANRSSSGYVSCSECSYDSESCTCVSADKCYCSLSRRIPEQPRVSPNTVVCSCDTDSCSESNKCYCARQPIRPTILEQLRQRGIVPSESTLSRAGSPDRVRATKTSRSRTPSQGLDVLKKQSSSSYGSSNNLALDYDLFNPGRKSQQSSDSEKVLVVSARDTQGRLVYVGGTERDKKCLSHCSSRSGAHHEALSIKKSAEIAAIFGADSNRISRRASNASSIRSSISLEAGLGYLP
- the LOC117604703 gene encoding uncharacterized protein LOC117604703 isoform X2, which codes for MSCVGMPCYEDGFRLAGPASECSLRSKARIDALFEDSRSIYGSTMGGWYGGVSTMNSNHLEDMSTEEQRRVNSAVQARIEAMFASVEAESGTPGECAAAILPVKYMGAAPVGGRVASVRGLQEPLRQLLERIEYSVRAELEVSRRGLTFRTTDTCEKNNPFRRIAVWSALRLRAKRAPSGDLHHAFLPLVGDHDQSQTAEDRHADLYRTMRGLKTSSDHYPPIFAVVMRRPGATRLLECHAFACETEEDAVAAAATLYRALLADLDANRRRPRHANGVGCVSLASVASSVREPSPTSRISARTNILQSEGARSTPTQPVRPPRTKKNSVCSSVTEEETGKPAELLKAPRRKKKNSDVKAEDILEARGKRREPNPKGKMSPMLQNLNSIPKDLNSKISREEERQNSKNRMHNSMKELSIPEKIETDHSKNQMDKLYDIDINTLYERVSNRYEKIPVMKRTDKNDDPKTQSPIKESEDTKETIYEKTHASYDLNPSHNETKRQEALSSRPDAAIYDRIEKPGCKSEENSLYERAGKRQSSKERLYEDHFKDVDKIYTLTQEELYTSNKLDRTKIKSSQENIFFGRSKSNNYQLVQENSVLVERRKSRDQERSTSGRRVSRVVTMDKPLKKQLSDSTSNLNLPEYSQPRVRKRSRAGSEPPVSRSEDAMKILQESRLKRSQSDIDVDRGDLMTRVELPRRGSFLNPGSARRPNSLKGGTPLGFTELFDEFRNQEGLTSVDDILAAIIDPEGMSFNDLKPLYKEFLLKLAATLTQDELYQRSASIMRRRRRPQRRRSSRPSCLLGRAIKRSVSRLKGGPTEFTSVIFPARRLNDSFGSSSSCDARNNHRNRVLANRLGKRRSSWRMSKGRGCHTTSEDSDTCRRLSRGTGAAANRSSSGYVSCSECSYDSESCTCVSADKCYCSLSRRIPEQPRVSPNTVVCSCDTDSCSESNKCYCARQPIRPTILEQLRQRGIVPSESTLSRAGSPDRVRATKTSRSRTPSQGLDVLKQSSSSYGSSNNLALDYDLFNPGRKSQQSSDSEKVLVVSARDTQGRLVYVGGTERDKKCLSHCSSRSGAHHEALSIKKSAEIAAIFGADSNRISRRASNASSIRSSISLEAGLGYLP